A stretch of Tripterygium wilfordii isolate XIE 37 chromosome 11, ASM1340144v1, whole genome shotgun sequence DNA encodes these proteins:
- the LOC120008983 gene encoding protein SHI RELATED SEQUENCE 1-like isoform X2 has protein sequence MDFWSKLRNEEIYNKGFEIWPEYYHHQQQQQQQHMSNYSTFGVGPSSNRRTGTTTLNFSSSDESSRSAGFMMRGFGGDGGSGGGGGINCQDCGNQAKKDCAHMRCRTCCKSRGFQCQTHVKSTWVPAAKRRERQQQQQQISSSLQQQTQQDQEQQLEFRGHENPKRQRENIINQAGASSSLACTTRSGLELASQFPSEVNSPAVFRCMRVSAMEDADEQFAYQTAVNIGGHVFRGILYDQGPDARYGGGSGGGESSSGGSGAHHHQQQLNLITTTTTAATTTATSNQLLDPSMYPAPLNAFIAGTQFFPPPRP, from the exons ATGGATTTTTGGTCTAAATTGAG GAACGAAGAGATCTACAACAAGGGGTTTGAGATATGGCCAGAATATTATCATcatcagcagcaacaacaacaacaacacatGAGCAACTACTCAACGTTTGGTGTGGGTCCTAGTAGCAATAGAAGAACTGGAACAACCACCTTAAACTTCTCTTCTTCTGATGAGTCGTCAAGATCAGCAGGATTCATGATGAGGGGATTTGGTGGTGACGGCGGCAGCGGTGGCGGTGGAGGTATAAATTGTCAAGACTGTGGAAACCAAGCAAAGAAAGATTGTGCACATATGAGATGTAGAACTTGTTGTAAGAGCCGAGGGTTTCAGTGCCAAacacacgtgaaaagcacttggGTCCCTGCGGCTAAAAGGCGTGAAcgccaacaacaacaacaacaaatctCTTCATCtttgcaacaacaaacacaacaaGATCAAGAACAACAACTAGAGTTTAGAGGTCACGAGAACCCCAAAAGGCAGAGAGAAAACATCATCAATCAAGCTGGTGCTTCCTCCTCTCTTGCTTGCACTACTCGTTCAG GGTTGGAACTGGCTAGTCAATTCCCGTCGGAAGTCAATTCACCGGCAGTTTTTCGGTGCATGAGAGTCAGCGCAATGGAAGATGCGGATGAGCAGTTTGCGTATCAAACGGCTGTGAACATTGGAGGGCATGTGTTTAGGGGAATTCTATACGATCAAGGTCCGGATGCCCGCTATGGTGGTGGTAGTGGTGGTGGAGAGAGCTCATCCGGCGGTAGTGGagctcatcatcatcaacaacagcTCAATTtgatcaccaccaccaccacagcGGCAACAACCACCGCGACCAGCAACCAATTGCTTGACCCTTCTATGTACCCAGCTCCACTAAATGCTTTCATTGCTGGTACGCAATTCTTCCCACCTCCAAGGCCTTAA
- the LOC120008983 gene encoding protein SHI RELATED SEQUENCE 1-like isoform X3, with protein sequence MSNYSTFGVGPSSNRRTGTTTLNFSSSDESSRSAGFMMRGFGGDGGSGGGGGINCQDCGNQAKKDCAHMRCRTCCKSRGFQCQTHVKSTWVPAAKRRERQQQQQQISSSLQQQTQQDQEQQLEFRGHENPKRQRENIINQAGASSSLACTTRSGLELASQFPSEVNSPAVFRCMRVSAMEDADEQFAYQTAVNIGGHVFRGILYDQGPDARYGGGSGGGESSSGGSGAHHHQQQLNLITTTTTAATTTATSNQLLDPSMYPAPLNAFIAGTQFFPPPRP encoded by the exons atGAGCAACTACTCAACGTTTGGTGTGGGTCCTAGTAGCAATAGAAGAACTGGAACAACCACCTTAAACTTCTCTTCTTCTGATGAGTCGTCAAGATCAGCAGGATTCATGATGAGGGGATTTGGTGGTGACGGCGGCAGCGGTGGCGGTGGAGGTATAAATTGTCAAGACTGTGGAAACCAAGCAAAGAAAGATTGTGCACATATGAGATGTAGAACTTGTTGTAAGAGCCGAGGGTTTCAGTGCCAAacacacgtgaaaagcacttggGTCCCTGCGGCTAAAAGGCGTGAAcgccaacaacaacaacaacaaatctCTTCATCtttgcaacaacaaacacaacaaGATCAAGAACAACAACTAGAGTTTAGAGGTCACGAGAACCCCAAAAGGCAGAGAGAAAACATCATCAATCAAGCTGGTGCTTCCTCCTCTCTTGCTTGCACTACTCGTTCAG GGTTGGAACTGGCTAGTCAATTCCCGTCGGAAGTCAATTCACCGGCAGTTTTTCGGTGCATGAGAGTCAGCGCAATGGAAGATGCGGATGAGCAGTTTGCGTATCAAACGGCTGTGAACATTGGAGGGCATGTGTTTAGGGGAATTCTATACGATCAAGGTCCGGATGCCCGCTATGGTGGTGGTAGTGGTGGTGGAGAGAGCTCATCCGGCGGTAGTGGagctcatcatcatcaacaacagcTCAATTtgatcaccaccaccaccacagcGGCAACAACCACCGCGACCAGCAACCAATTGCTTGACCCTTCTATGTACCCAGCTCCACTAAATGCTTTCATTGCTGGTACGCAATTCTTCCCACCTCCAAGGCCTTAA
- the LOC120008983 gene encoding protein SHI RELATED SEQUENCE 1-like isoform X1: MAGLFYLSGVGGGGTSRGGEEKVQENNNNNSNNNNHSNHNIHNNHLYLYRNEEIYNKGFEIWPEYYHHQQQQQQQHMSNYSTFGVGPSSNRRTGTTTLNFSSSDESSRSAGFMMRGFGGDGGSGGGGGINCQDCGNQAKKDCAHMRCRTCCKSRGFQCQTHVKSTWVPAAKRRERQQQQQQISSSLQQQTQQDQEQQLEFRGHENPKRQRENIINQAGASSSLACTTRSGLELASQFPSEVNSPAVFRCMRVSAMEDADEQFAYQTAVNIGGHVFRGILYDQGPDARYGGGSGGGESSSGGSGAHHHQQQLNLITTTTTAATTTATSNQLLDPSMYPAPLNAFIAGTQFFPPPRP; encoded by the exons ATGGCAGGGCTGTTTTATTTGAGTGGTGTAGGGGGAGGAGGGACTAGCAggggaggagaagaaaaagttcaagagaataataataataatagtaataataataatcatagtAATCATAATATTCATAATAACCACTTGTATTTGTACAGGAACGAAGAGATCTACAACAAGGGGTTTGAGATATGGCCAGAATATTATCATcatcagcagcaacaacaacaacaacacatGAGCAACTACTCAACGTTTGGTGTGGGTCCTAGTAGCAATAGAAGAACTGGAACAACCACCTTAAACTTCTCTTCTTCTGATGAGTCGTCAAGATCAGCAGGATTCATGATGAGGGGATTTGGTGGTGACGGCGGCAGCGGTGGCGGTGGAGGTATAAATTGTCAAGACTGTGGAAACCAAGCAAAGAAAGATTGTGCACATATGAGATGTAGAACTTGTTGTAAGAGCCGAGGGTTTCAGTGCCAAacacacgtgaaaagcacttggGTCCCTGCGGCTAAAAGGCGTGAAcgccaacaacaacaacaacaaatctCTTCATCtttgcaacaacaaacacaacaaGATCAAGAACAACAACTAGAGTTTAGAGGTCACGAGAACCCCAAAAGGCAGAGAGAAAACATCATCAATCAAGCTGGTGCTTCCTCCTCTCTTGCTTGCACTACTCGTTCAG GGTTGGAACTGGCTAGTCAATTCCCGTCGGAAGTCAATTCACCGGCAGTTTTTCGGTGCATGAGAGTCAGCGCAATGGAAGATGCGGATGAGCAGTTTGCGTATCAAACGGCTGTGAACATTGGAGGGCATGTGTTTAGGGGAATTCTATACGATCAAGGTCCGGATGCCCGCTATGGTGGTGGTAGTGGTGGTGGAGAGAGCTCATCCGGCGGTAGTGGagctcatcatcatcaacaacagcTCAATTtgatcaccaccaccaccacagcGGCAACAACCACCGCGACCAGCAACCAATTGCTTGACCCTTCTATGTACCCAGCTCCACTAAATGCTTTCATTGCTGGTACGCAATTCTTCCCACCTCCAAGGCCTTAA